CGTCGGCGGGCTCCCCACGACCGTAGAGGTCAATGATGGACTCATAGATGGTCTCGTGGGCCGGACGGTAGAAGTCATGCCCACGGACGATCTCGACGACATCCGCGATCGCGTCCTTGGACAGCATCATGCCGCCAAGCACCGACTGCTCAGCAGGGATGTCCTGGGGAGGTTTCCGGCTCGAGTCCGAAGCGCGTGTGCCCTCGATTGAGTCCAAGTGCGTAACTGACAAGGCTGTCCTCCATTTGTGTACCGCTGCAGAGATTTACTCCCCGGCGGCCCGTAAAGCGCAGTGTGTGGTGACGAAGACCACCCGGTGTCTCTGACGATGTCAGGCAGGGCCGACAAAATAGCATTCCGTATCCACAAGTTATCCACAGCCGATTCCCCAGGCCCGCTGCCAGTGGTGGTTTGAGCAGCGTCCGGGAAACTCAACAAGGGATATTCGCATCCAAAATGGACACTCCAGACACGTTACAGCAGGCACCTGGGACCCCCTGTGGAAAACCTGTGGAATACCAGCCCCTCGTTGTGCACAGACTGTGCGTTACCCTGTGGATAGAGAAATTCTTTTACGGGAAACTAGCGTCTGACCTGCGGAAACGCTCATCACAAGCTGTGGACTAAAGAAAGATTTGGCGCAATTTCATCCACAGACGCGCCGCCCCTCTTTGCCTCATGAAGGGTGGAATGCACCCCAAACATGCCGCAAATGTGATGCATCTTACAAACCGGCCCCAAATTTGACACCACTGTCTCAGAAGCCTATGCCGGAAGTGGAATGTGCTGTGGATAACCAAGTTCTGGCATAAGCTCTAAGCATGGGGATGAACTTTGGTGACGTGTTGACGCTTGCCCTTCCGCTTCTAGTCCTCGTTGGCCTGTTGTGGGCACTCACGGCGGCCTTCAAGCCGCGGGATACCGGCGTCTCCGACGCGGAGAGGTATCAACGTGAACTGGCGGCCCGTTCGGCTGCGCACCAAGCGTCCCAAGTCCAGGAGGCGCTGGCCCTGCGCGCCCGCATTGAAGCCACCACCAAGCCGAGCCAGAATGAGGCAAGCCACCGGGAACAGGCGGAGAACACCAGGTCCGCTATTCAAGCCCAGGCCGCCCGTTCACACGCTGCCGGCCAGACCGGACACCAGCCTGCCGTCCTTCCCAATGGCCAACTGAACCCGCAGCTTGCGCTCGAGCTCCAAAACCTGGTCCGCAGCGGGAAGAAGATCGAGGCCATCAAGGTTCTGCGCCAAGCCACCCACTCGGACCTGCTTACCGCCAAGAACTACGTAGATCGGCTCTGACAACGCCATGGATTCCATCCTCATCCCGCTCCTGATCCTCATTGCGGTCATTGCGGGCGTGCTCCTGCTTATTCGCTCCTTCACCAAGCGTTCCGCTGAAACCACGGCGGGCGTCGCCGCCGCGAACGCCCCGAAGGATCCCGTGGAGCTGGCCAGGGAGTCTGCCGCCAAGCTCAGCCAGGAGCAGCACCGCCAGCTCTACTCCCTGATCGCCCGTGGACAGGGCATGGCAGCGATCAAGCTCTACTTACAGGCCACCGGCGAAGGCCTGCGTGCCTCGCGTGAAGCGGTGGGCGCCTTGGCGGCCCACCCGCAGCCTTTCACGCCGGAGCCAGCCGTCAAGGACCTGCTGGCGGAGGACGATGACGAGCCCGAGCGCTTTCCCTACCGCTACAGGGCGATTGTCAGCAAAGGCGAGGTGACGCGGGAAGTGAGCAGCAACATGCTCAACGATGAGATCTACGGACGAATCCGGACGCTCGCCAAAAGTGGAGATGTTGAGGGCGCCGCCATCGCGTTGACGCGCCACTCAGACATCACCATCAAACAGGCCCGCGAGTTTATTGAGCTGTTGGACGACTAGGAAAACCTAGAAGTCGAACAGGTCTCCAAGGAAGCCTTCTTTTTTCTTGCGCTTACGGCCGTACCCATCGCGATCGTAGCTTTCGCGCCGATCGCCATCCCGCCGGTCATAGTCGCGCCTGTCCCTGTCGTCATAGCGCGGCTGCTGTGGACGGGACTCAAACGGATTGTAGAGGGGTGGCGGCGCGACGGGGGGCTGGGACGGCGCAGCCGCCGGCCGGGAGGGGGCAGGGATGGTTTCTGCTGCGACGCGATCAATGATCTTGTCCAGCTCCCCACGGTCCAGCCACACACCCCTGCATTGCGGGCAGTAGTCAATCTCCACGCCGCTTCGTTCGCTCATCACCAGGTCAATGGAATCCACAGGACACTTCATGGTTGCCCCAACGATCAGCCACGTGAAAAAGTTCGGGCCAACCAAGGGGTGGGATTCACCAAGCGCCCAGCACCACGTGCATACTGATCTGATGCTTCATCCCGATGTCCTTCAAGCGCACCGGCTTATGAACCTCCTGGGGAAGACGTGCTCCCTCCCCGTTCCCGAGTCGGACAACACTGAGTACGGCGCCGCAACGTCCACCTGCGGGCCGGCAGTGGTCCGTTTCCGGGTGGGCAAGGTTACGCCGACCAAGGTGGGTCTCTTCGTCGCGGTGTGGCGTCGGTCAGCTGCCGGAGGTACGGAACCGTTCCCGGCGGACCACCCGGAAGCCAACGACGCCGACACTTTGGTGATCTCCGTCCGGGAAGCGGAGAACACCGGTCACTTCGTCTTTCCCCGGTCCGCCTTGGTCACTCACGGCATCAGTTCCCTCAATGGAAGAGGCGGGAAGCGCGGGTTCCGCGTCTATCCTCCGTGGTCCGCAACCACCAACCCCCAGGCACGGAAGACGCAGGCGTGGCAGAGCGGATATTTCCACTCTCCTGAAAGCGGACTACCGACCCGCTGAAATACCTGCCAACAGCTGTTCGAAGGGCAGTGATTCAAGGGCGTCGGGCTTGCGGTTCGGCTGCGGGCCGCTGAGCAACTGCACCAGTTCTCCCGCAGCGCGGTCCACGCGCGCCGAAAGGGGCGAGCCGCCGTCGTCGGTGTTTCCCCAGTCCTGGGGCCCTGCGAACACGCCCGTAGCGGCAATCCTGGTGCGCAGGTAGGTGAACAGTGGGCGCATGGCGTAATCGAGGACCATCTGGTGGCGATCGGTGCCGCCTGTGGCGCCGAGCAGAACAGCCTTGCCATCCAGCGACTTCGGGTCCAGCACGTCGATGAACGACTTGAACAAACCACTGTAGGAGGCGCTGAAGACGGGGCTGACGGCGATGACGGCGTCGGAATCATCGACGCCGGCAATCACCTCAGCGAGGCGCGGCGCGGCATAGCCGGTGACGAAGTTGTTGGCGATATCCACGGCAAGGTCGCGCAGTTCAACGGTGTCGATCTTCACGTCGTACCCTGCAGCCCGCAACTGTCGCTCGGCGGAGGCGGCCAGCTGATCGGCCAGCAGGCGGCTCGACGACGGGACACCGAGTCCGGCGGAAAGGACGGTGATGCGGCGGGTTTCCATGGCATTCTCCTGTTGCTTGTTCATCCAGCTTACATGCGTTTGCATCTAAATCAATGAACAGGTGCGTGCCCGGAACTATTCCCGGGAGGCCTTAGCCGCCGTCGATCCCCGTCAGGAACGCAGCCGTGGTCGCCGCAATCCGCCCCTGGGCAACGTCGCGACCCACGGTGGGTTCGCCGTCGCCGGGCTGCGGCCCGTAGTCCCCGAAGAACGCATGGTTACCGCCTTGGATCTCCGCAAAGGCGGCGTCAAAGGGCAGCAGCTCGCGGGAGGCGTTGATCTTCTCCGGCGTACTGAGTCCGTCTTCGGAGCCCGAGATGGACAGGACCTTCAGCCCCGCGCGGCCCCGCATGGAGTCCAGCGGGTAGGAGGCGTACAGCAGCAGGCCGTCCACGTCCTGGTTGGACAGGGCAAATGAGCTGGCACTGACCCCGCCCAGCGAATGACCTCCAACAGTCCACGTGGAAATTTCCGGATGGGCATCCATGGCGCCACGGGCCTGGTTTCCGTCCAACAAGCTGAGATTGAGGGGTGTCTTGAGGATCACCACCAGGACCCCGGCATCCACTGCCGGTTTGAGGATATCCGCATACGCCCGCGCCTCTACGCGGGCGCCGGGGTAGAAGACGAGCCCTTTGCCGGCCGGCGCACCTTCGGGTCTCATGACAATCGCCGTCGCCCCTTCAACCACCGAGGCCGTGGGAGACGATCCGGCCGCTCCGGCGCCCTGTTGGTAGGCGAAGGGATTCAGCCAGACCAGCATGGCCACCAGGGCCAGGACAGCCACGCGCCCCGCCCATGCACCTGCAGCCCTCAGCGTCGAACGCTTGCGGGACGCGCGGCGGCGGCGCCACAGCAGAACAGCCCAAAGAAGTCCGACGACGACGGCAGTCACCAACAGCGCGGGCAGCAACGGGTGTCCGCGCAAGACAGCGGGATTCCCGAGCAGCATCCACAGGGGCACCAGGACCAGGGCGGCAACACACAGGGCAGAGGCCCAGAAGAGCGCTGGCTTGCGCGTGACGGGCGGGGCTTCAGGGGCTGAGGTCATGCTCCAATAATAGTTCCATCATGGAGATACTTTGACCTTCCCCGGAATAGCGGTCCGTCAGCGCCGCGGGGCGTGGGTGGACAAGAAGGCGAACGTCTTGTCCCGCGCCTCCCGTGCCTCGTCGAAGTTCAGGTGGAACTGGTACTCGTGCGGCAGTTCCGGCTCATGGGTGGCAGGCCAGAACAGCTCGGTCATCGGAACGCCGGCATCCTTGAGGCGGTTGCTGTAGGGCACGGACTGGAGCCAGGTGAGCCCGTCACCATTGCCGCCGCTGATGAACGTCGGCGGGAAGTCGTCAGTGACGAAGTCGATGGTGGACATGGTGGCCCCGGCGTAGGTGGCGGACCAGTCCTTGGTGCCCGTGTACGCCCAAAGAGAGGTCTTGAATCCCCAAGCCACGATGCCGCTGAGGTCAGCCATGGCCCGGAGATCGTAGACACCGCAATGCAGGATGGTGGCGGCCAACTCCGACTTTTGAAGGGCGGGCTCGATCCCCATCAGATTGGCGTACTCGGGGTTTACGGTGAGCGTGGTCATCTGGCTCGCAAGCTGGGCCCCGGCCGAGTCACCGGCCAGCACGATGCGGCTGGTGTCTACGTTCAATTCCGCTGCATGAGCTTTGATGTAGGCGAGGGCCTCATTGATGTCACGGACGGCAGTGGGGTAGGTGGCCTCGGGGGCGATCGGATAGCTCAGGCCGATGGTGGTGTAGCCCTCGGCGGCGACGATCCGGAGATACGGATTAACGTCGCGCTGCGCTCCGGAAATCCAGGCTCCCCCATGAATCCACACCACCGTTGGCAGCGGCGCGGTGGTCCCTTCAGGGCTGAAAACATCAAAAGTGGACCCGGGCTTGTACACCACGCCGGCCTGGGATTGCAGCGGCGTATCCGGCACGTAAGGGGTCATCTCGTCAATGGTCGCCTGCGCCCCGCGCTCAAAAACACTGCGGATCAGCATCGCGGACGGCCACGGGGTAGCAGAGAGTGCAAGAAGGACGATCAGGACCAGCAGAATCGCAACGTCCAACTTCTTCAGCCGCAAGGACCGTGGCCGTGGAGGCCGCGAACGTGGTCCCACACCTGCTGATTGGCTCTTATCCGCGCTTCTTTGGATCGATTCCAACGGTCCCATCACACACTCCCCCGGTCGGTGCACCTGTGGACCATGCTAAGGCCGCCACGGTGTTTACCGACGTCAGGCCTGCGGCCGTGCCGCTGACAGCAACACTCCTTCACCGCCGTCGAACGCTACGGTGTGAAACCGGGCGCCCCGCGCGACCTCCCGAAATCCCCACCTTCGGTGCAACGCCAGCGACGCCTCGTTGTGCGCATTGACCACATACCAGGCGAACTCCACCCGCTCCCACATCCAGTGGAGACGGGCCTCAGTCAGCTGGGCCGCCAGGCCCTTGCGCCGGAATTCAGGGCGCACGGTGACGC
Above is a genomic segment from Arthrobacter sp. YN containing:
- a CDS encoding TFIIB-type zinc ribbon-containing protein, with amino-acid sequence MDSIDLVMSERSGVEIDYCPQCRGVWLDRGELDKIIDRVAAETIPAPSRPAAAPSQPPVAPPPLYNPFESRPQQPRYDDRDRRDYDRRDGDRRESYDRDGYGRKRKKKEGFLGDLFDF
- a CDS encoding MepB family protein — translated: MLHPDVLQAHRLMNLLGKTCSLPVPESDNTEYGAATSTCGPAVVRFRVGKVTPTKVGLFVAVWRRSAAGGTEPFPADHPEANDADTLVISVREAENTGHFVFPRSALVTHGISSLNGRGGKRGFRVYPPWSATTNPQARKTQAWQSGYFHSPESGLPTR
- a CDS encoding FMN reductase → METRRITVLSAGLGVPSSSRLLADQLAASAERQLRAAGYDVKIDTVELRDLAVDIANNFVTGYAAPRLAEVIAGVDDSDAVIAVSPVFSASYSGLFKSFIDVLDPKSLDGKAVLLGATGGTDRHQMVLDYAMRPLFTYLRTRIAATGVFAGPQDWGNTDDGGSPLSARVDRAAGELVQLLSGPQPNRKPDALESLPFEQLLAGISAGR
- a CDS encoding alpha/beta hydrolase, translated to MTSAPEAPPVTRKPALFWASALCVAALVLVPLWMLLGNPAVLRGHPLLPALLVTAVVVGLLWAVLLWRRRRASRKRSTLRAAGAWAGRVAVLALVAMLVWLNPFAYQQGAGAAGSSPTASVVEGATAIVMRPEGAPAGKGLVFYPGARVEARAYADILKPAVDAGVLVVILKTPLNLSLLDGNQARGAMDAHPEISTWTVGGHSLGGVSASSFALSNQDVDGLLLYASYPLDSMRGRAGLKVLSISGSEDGLSTPEKINASRELLPFDAAFAEIQGGNHAFFGDYGPQPGDGEPTVGRDVAQGRIAATTAAFLTGIDGG
- a CDS encoding alpha/beta hydrolase is translated as MRLKKLDVAILLVLIVLLALSATPWPSAMLIRSVFERGAQATIDEMTPYVPDTPLQSQAGVVYKPGSTFDVFSPEGTTAPLPTVVWIHGGAWISGAQRDVNPYLRIVAAEGYTTIGLSYPIAPEATYPTAVRDINEALAYIKAHAAELNVDTSRIVLAGDSAGAQLASQMTTLTVNPEYANLMGIEPALQKSELAATILHCGVYDLRAMADLSGIVAWGFKTSLWAYTGTKDWSATYAGATMSTIDFVTDDFPPTFISGGNGDGLTWLQSVPYSNRLKDAGVPMTELFWPATHEPELPHEYQFHLNFDEAREARDKTFAFLSTHAPRR